A genomic region of Salinibacter pepae contains the following coding sequences:
- a CDS encoding TPM domain-containing protein: MPSRSRNILLLLAALGLLAAAWASPAVAQRYDFPPKPSGPVLDQGNMLSGGEERALARKLAAYADTSSTAVVVATLSSLNGAPVDDYAISLGRDWGVGQEGKDNGVVVLVSKNDRKMFIATGYGVEGALPDAIANRIVERVITPAFRNGDFYAGLDRGTDAIIRATAGEYTATEEAVASSSDDGGVSTTLIYIFLIFAYFIGSSLWRGGGGNKKGAKTSTRRRGDLPIFIWGGGGSHGGGGFGGGGSVGGGGGFGGFGGGSFGGGGAGGSW; encoded by the coding sequence GTGCCGTCTCGTTCCCGCAACATTCTGCTTCTCCTCGCCGCGCTCGGGCTGCTTGCCGCGGCGTGGGCGTCGCCGGCCGTGGCGCAGCGCTACGACTTTCCGCCGAAGCCGAGCGGGCCGGTGCTGGACCAGGGCAACATGCTCTCCGGCGGGGAGGAGCGGGCGCTCGCCCGCAAGCTGGCGGCGTACGCGGACACCTCGTCGACCGCCGTGGTGGTGGCGACCCTCTCCTCCCTCAACGGCGCGCCCGTGGACGACTACGCCATCTCACTGGGGCGCGACTGGGGCGTGGGGCAGGAAGGCAAGGACAACGGCGTGGTGGTGCTCGTCTCGAAGAACGACCGCAAGATGTTCATCGCCACGGGCTACGGCGTGGAGGGGGCCCTCCCGGACGCCATCGCCAACCGGATTGTGGAGCGCGTCATCACCCCCGCGTTCCGGAACGGGGACTTCTACGCCGGGCTCGATCGGGGCACCGACGCCATCATCCGGGCCACCGCGGGGGAGTACACCGCCACGGAGGAGGCCGTTGCGTCCTCCTCCGACGACGGCGGGGTCTCGACGACGCTCATCTACATCTTCCTGATCTTTGCCTACTTCATCGGCAGCTCGCTCTGGCGCGGGGGCGGGGGCAACAAGAAAGGAGCGAAGACGTCCACCCGCCGCCGCGGCGACCTGCCGATCTTCATCTGGGGCGGCGGGGGCTCGCACGGCGGCGGGGGCTTCGGAGGGGGCGGCAGCGTTGGCGGCGGGGGCGGCTTCGGCGGCTTTGGGGGCGGGAGCTTCGGCGGGGGCGGCGCCGGGGGATCATGGTGA
- a CDS encoding tetratricopeptide repeat protein, translated as MSADRLEQLKTFHEEDPEDPFTRYALAQEHLKHDNASRALALFEELVETDPDYVGTYYHLGKLYERLDRTDDAIDTYAQGIEVAREEGTQKDLSELQDAKLKAEGVGFD; from the coding sequence ATGAGTGCCGACCGCCTGGAGCAACTGAAAACCTTCCACGAGGAAGACCCCGAGGACCCGTTCACGCGATACGCCCTCGCGCAGGAGCACCTGAAGCACGACAACGCCTCGCGGGCCCTTGCCCTGTTTGAGGAGCTCGTGGAGACGGACCCCGACTACGTGGGCACGTACTACCACCTCGGCAAGCTCTACGAGCGCCTCGACCGCACCGACGATGCGATCGACACGTACGCGCAGGGCATCGAGGTGGCCCGCGAGGAGGGCACCCAGAAAGACCTGTCGGAGCTCCAGGACGCGAAGCTGAAGGCCGAAGGCGTTGGATTCGACTGA
- a CDS encoding LysM peptidoglycan-binding domain-containing protein, with protein MRTAVLTLGVLLTLAGTAPAGHAQAPSDSTYTVQSGDTLYSIAQRAGVSVAALQRWNDLEGTALQIGQTLRLRPPRPEDRTEASADTTEARPDSTAADSPLPDTAVSDTAVSDTAVSDTAVSDTVVADTTVSDTVAMGTSDPDSPAVDSVTAPPVYGRHVAADGDTFVTLALRLGTTADTLSALNDRTAAPLAAGETLRLPKRFAPPAHVVASGETLYSIAGEYGVSARALRTANGLDTTALEPGRRLRLPGRTAPEVPPPATGPRPTRRGPSPSTRTRSPGASRPAARRTIPTPSW; from the coding sequence ATGCGCACCGCCGTTCTCACGTTGGGCGTTCTACTGACCCTGGCCGGCACGGCGCCGGCCGGCCACGCCCAGGCCCCGTCCGACTCGACCTACACAGTGCAGTCCGGCGACACGCTGTACAGCATCGCCCAGCGAGCGGGCGTGTCGGTGGCGGCCCTGCAGCGGTGGAATGACCTGGAGGGCACGGCGCTGCAGATTGGGCAGACGCTCCGCCTCCGGCCGCCCCGACCCGAGGACAGAACAGAAGCATCCGCCGACACGACCGAGGCCCGGCCGGATTCTACCGCCGCGGACTCGCCTCTCCCAGACACTGCCGTTTCCGACACTGCCGTTTCCGACACTGCCGTTTCCGACACTGCCGTTTCCGACACCGTCGTCGCGGACACCACTGTCTCGGACACGGTGGCCATGGGCACTTCCGATCCAGACAGCCCCGCGGTGGACTCCGTGACGGCCCCGCCGGTGTACGGGCGGCACGTGGCGGCGGACGGCGACACGTTTGTGACCCTCGCGCTTCGCCTCGGCACCACGGCGGACACGCTTTCCGCCCTGAACGACCGCACGGCGGCCCCCCTCGCGGCGGGAGAGACGCTCCGGCTTCCCAAGCGGTTTGCCCCGCCGGCCCACGTGGTGGCGTCGGGGGAGACCCTCTACAGCATTGCGGGAGAGTACGGGGTGAGCGCCCGGGCCCTCCGGACGGCCAACGGCCTCGACACGACCGCGCTGGAGCCGGGGCGACGCCTTCGCCTGCCGGGCCGGACGGCCCCTGAGGTGCCGCCCCCGGCGACTGGGCCGCGCCCGACTCGACGGGGGCCGTCGCCGTCTACCCGGACGCGTTCGCCGGGCGCCTCACGGCCAGCGGCACGCCGTACGATCCCGACGCCCTCGTGGTGA
- a CDS encoding CPBP family glutamic-type intramembrane protease: MPCRTAAWHTYHRATRSATYGFLSALPLFVLYETTIVLVNLDATRPVRVEAGVWIKELLMMTGASGGLGLALLVAGGGLAAYLLDRDRDIPLRSRYFVGLMGESAAYAVGVALVVSSAVGALFAAIPPADGALWTQLALSIGAGLYEELVFRVLLVGGLAALLGTLMESSPAAYVLAAGVGAALFSLAHYVGPLGDPFALPSFAFRFLFGLALNALFLARGFGIAAWTHALYDVMVVTGMLG, translated from the coding sequence ATGCCTTGTCGCACCGCCGCCTGGCACACGTACCACCGGGCCACCCGCTCGGCCACGTACGGCTTCCTCAGCGCCCTGCCGCTCTTTGTGCTCTACGAGACGACGATTGTGCTCGTGAACCTCGACGCCACCCGCCCGGTGCGGGTCGAGGCGGGCGTGTGGATCAAGGAGCTGCTCATGATGACCGGGGCGTCCGGCGGGCTGGGCCTCGCGCTCCTGGTGGCGGGCGGGGGCCTTGCCGCGTACCTGCTGGACCGAGACCGCGACATTCCGCTGCGGTCGCGCTACTTTGTCGGGCTTATGGGCGAGAGCGCGGCGTACGCGGTCGGCGTGGCCCTCGTCGTCTCGTCGGCCGTCGGGGCCCTCTTCGCCGCGATCCCGCCCGCCGACGGGGCGCTCTGGACGCAGCTGGCCCTCTCCATCGGCGCGGGCCTCTACGAAGAGCTGGTCTTCCGGGTGCTGCTCGTGGGGGGGCTGGCCGCCCTCCTCGGGACGCTCATGGAATCGTCCCCCGCGGCCTACGTCCTCGCGGCCGGGGTCGGGGCCGCGCTGTTTAGCCTCGCCCACTACGTCGGGCCCCTGGGCGACCCATTTGCGCTGCCGTCGTTTGCCTTTCGGTTCCTCTTCGGCCTGGCCCTCAACGCCCTCTTCCTCGCCCGCGGCTTCGGCATTGCCGCCTGGACCCACGCGCTCTACGACGTGATGGTGGTGACGGGAATGCTTGGGTAG
- the htpX gene encoding zinc metalloprotease HtpX yields MNTFRTTALMAVMIVLFALIGQALGGTGGMLLAFLIAVGMNGVSYWYSSSIVLRMYGAEEVSRAEAPELHDLVDRLRRRADLPMPKVCIIPQDQPNAFATGRNPDNAVVAVTKGIMDVLDRDELAGVIAHELAHIKNRDMLTSTVAATLAGAITMLSRFALFFGGRDNNFLVSLLMMILAPMAAMLIQSAISRSREYAADREGAEIAKNPLGLASALRSMERAAEHRSMPANQTTSHMFIVNPFSGGLSGIKRLFSTHPPTEERIARLEEMAGRAQ; encoded by the coding sequence ATGAACACCTTTCGCACCACCGCGCTCATGGCGGTCATGATCGTGCTCTTTGCCCTCATCGGGCAGGCACTCGGGGGCACGGGCGGCATGCTGCTCGCCTTCCTGATTGCCGTGGGCATGAACGGCGTCAGCTACTGGTACAGCAGCTCCATCGTGCTCCGCATGTACGGGGCCGAAGAGGTGAGCCGCGCCGAGGCGCCGGAGCTGCACGACCTCGTGGATCGCCTGCGCCGGCGGGCCGACCTGCCGATGCCGAAGGTCTGCATCATCCCGCAGGACCAGCCCAACGCCTTCGCCACCGGCCGCAACCCCGACAACGCCGTGGTGGCGGTCACAAAGGGCATTATGGACGTGCTCGACCGTGACGAGTTGGCGGGCGTGATTGCTCACGAGCTGGCCCACATCAAGAACCGCGACATGCTGACGTCCACCGTCGCCGCGACGCTGGCCGGGGCGATCACGATGCTGTCCCGGTTCGCCCTCTTCTTCGGCGGCCGCGACAACAATTTCCTCGTGTCGCTCCTCATGATGATCCTCGCCCCGATGGCGGCGATGCTCATCCAGTCGGCGATCTCTCGCAGCCGCGAGTACGCCGCCGACCGGGAGGGGGCCGAGATCGCGAAAAACCCCCTCGGCCTCGCCAGCGCCCTGCGCAGCATGGAGCGGGCCGCGGAGCACCGGTCCATGCCGGCCAATCAGACGACCTCGCACATGTTCATCGTAAACCCCTTCAGCGGCGGCCTGAGTGGCATCAAGCGGCTCTTCTCCACCCACCCGCCCACGGAGGAGCGCATCGCCCGCCTCGAAGAAATGGCCGGTCGCGCCCAGTGA
- a CDS encoding SCO family protein produces MIQNRLAVFGGGLFAFFLAAGALLLYLFGTDTYTVDGRVAGIQNEGRTLVVEHEEIPGYMPPMIMPLPVADSSMTAPLEKGDAIQFRLAVGDSASIIAVRTLPDTAVARNPARTTTPIKSAADGGTQMLQQGDRVPAGLTLTDQTGESLQIGDYRGQTLVLTFIYTRCPLPTYCPLMSKQFAALQPQLREQHGEEAQLLSISFDPAYDTPQVLREYASKYTDRLDTWTFATGDSSQVERATGLFGVHAQKTGSEEITHNLTTALIGPEGHVRRLWRGNDWTPEDVRQAVAQVAEAS; encoded by the coding sequence ATGATTCAGAACCGACTCGCCGTATTTGGGGGCGGGCTCTTCGCGTTCTTCCTGGCCGCGGGCGCCCTGCTCCTGTACCTCTTTGGCACGGACACGTACACCGTCGACGGCCGCGTGGCCGGCATCCAGAACGAGGGGCGCACCCTCGTGGTGGAGCACGAAGAGATTCCCGGGTACATGCCACCGATGATTATGCCCCTGCCGGTGGCGGACTCCAGCATGACCGCCCCGCTGGAAAAGGGGGATGCAATCCAGTTCCGCCTCGCCGTGGGCGACAGCGCGAGCATCATCGCCGTCCGCACCTTGCCGGACACGGCAGTGGCCCGAAATCCGGCCCGCACGACCACGCCGATCAAGTCGGCCGCCGACGGGGGGACGCAGATGCTCCAGCAAGGGGACCGCGTCCCCGCGGGCCTCACGCTCACGGACCAGACCGGCGAGTCCCTTCAGATCGGTGACTACCGCGGGCAGACGCTCGTCCTGACCTTCATCTACACCCGGTGCCCACTGCCGACCTACTGCCCCCTCATGTCGAAGCAGTTTGCCGCCCTGCAGCCGCAGCTCCGTGAGCAGCATGGAGAGGAGGCCCAACTGCTGTCGATCAGCTTCGACCCGGCCTACGACACGCCGCAGGTGCTCCGCGAGTACGCGTCGAAGTACACGGATCGGCTCGACACCTGGACCTTCGCCACCGGCGATTCGAGCCAGGTCGAACGGGCCACCGGCCTCTTCGGCGTGCACGCCCAGAAGACGGGCAGCGAGGAGATCACCCACAACCTCACGACGGCCCTGATTGGGCCGGAGGGGCACGTGCGGCGCCTCTGGCGCGGCAACGACTGGACGCCAGAGGACGTGCGGCAGGCCGTCGCCCAGGTGGCCGAGGCGTCCTGA
- a CDS encoding heavy metal translocating P-type ATPase, translated as MPDHARLDLPVVLPHVPDATDACVDRLMDRLRGQPGVSRAHVVPATNGAPDRLCVHYDPDTIARPRIRQRAESVGAELTDQYGHLVWSVEGISRPRRARTIANRLRQLNGVVEAEARAAEQVRVEYDRSVTDDDEICDMLRSLDVHVCDGVLDARRFSGGPGAEPDADAREDEGHAHDHGGIFGERTELLFALLAGACVAVGFGLSFAGAVPGGISVGLYIGGYVFGGYHTVREAIDTLRDGEFEVDFLMLVAAGGAAVLGKWLEGAFLLFLFSLGHALEHYAMRRARRAIESLADLAPDTALVRRDGEKREVSVDQLRGGDTVIVKPNERIPADGFVTQGESAVNQAPVTGESVPVDKTPVETTAAVRDPTTLDAAHRVYAGTINGSGVLEVRVTTRADETTIAQVVQMVTEAEAEKSPTERFTDRFERIFVPSVLGLVGLLLFAWVPLGEPFADSFYRAMAVLVAASPCALAIATPSAVLSALARAGQGGVLVKGGGPLEHLGRLGAVAFDKTGTLTEGAPRVTDVRPHNETSEEDLLRAAVAAERLSDHPLAEAVVQYGDEHLEGRPPEDAAEMKSITGRGVRASVDGRPVHVGSAALFDEIDAPPLPDPLRDEVEALEADGRTTMIVRRGDTYLGVVGLADAPRPEAAGVVERLRRAGIRRMIMLSGDNQRVVGAVAERLGLDEARGDLLPGDKVDTVRALRQDEDVAMVGDGVNDAPAMANATVGVAMGAAGSDAALETADVALMADDLSQLPFAVGLSRQTRRVIAQNLWIALGMVAVLVPATIAGLSIGPAVVLHEGSTLLVVGNALRLLRYDA; from the coding sequence ATGCCCGATCACGCCCGGCTCGATCTCCCCGTCGTTCTTCCACACGTCCCCGACGCGACGGACGCGTGCGTTGATCGCCTCATGGACCGCCTCCGTGGGCAACCGGGCGTAAGCAGGGCCCACGTGGTCCCCGCCACGAACGGCGCCCCGGACCGACTCTGCGTGCACTACGACCCCGACACGATTGCGCGCCCTCGCATCCGGCAGCGCGCGGAGAGTGTCGGCGCGGAGCTGACCGACCAGTACGGGCACCTCGTCTGGAGCGTCGAGGGGATTTCGCGTCCCCGGCGCGCCCGGACCATCGCCAATCGGCTGCGCCAACTCAATGGCGTGGTGGAGGCGGAGGCGCGTGCCGCCGAGCAGGTCCGCGTGGAGTACGACCGATCGGTCACTGACGATGATGAAATTTGTGACATGCTGCGGTCGCTGGATGTGCACGTGTGCGATGGTGTGCTCGACGCACGACGGTTTTCTGGAGGGCCAGGGGCGGAACCGGATGCCGATGCCCGTGAGGACGAAGGACATGCCCACGACCATGGCGGCATCTTTGGGGAAAGAACGGAGCTGCTTTTCGCACTCCTTGCCGGGGCGTGTGTGGCCGTCGGGTTCGGGCTCTCGTTCGCAGGTGCTGTGCCTGGCGGCATCTCAGTCGGACTGTACATCGGGGGGTACGTCTTCGGCGGCTACCACACCGTGCGGGAGGCGATCGACACGCTCCGGGACGGTGAGTTCGAGGTGGATTTTCTTATGCTCGTGGCCGCGGGAGGGGCGGCGGTGCTTGGGAAGTGGCTGGAGGGGGCGTTTCTTCTGTTTCTCTTTTCGCTGGGCCACGCGCTGGAGCACTACGCGATGCGCCGGGCGCGCCGGGCCATCGAGTCGCTGGCGGACCTGGCCCCAGACACCGCGCTCGTCCGCCGCGACGGAGAAAAGCGAGAGGTTTCCGTCGATCAGCTGCGGGGGGGAGACACAGTCATCGTGAAGCCGAACGAGCGCATTCCGGCGGACGGATTCGTTACCCAGGGCGAGAGCGCCGTCAACCAGGCCCCGGTGACTGGCGAGAGCGTGCCGGTGGACAAGACGCCCGTCGAAACCACGGCGGCCGTGCGGGACCCGACGACCCTAGACGCGGCCCACCGCGTTTACGCCGGCACGATCAACGGCAGCGGCGTGCTGGAGGTGCGCGTCACGACGCGGGCCGACGAGACGACAATTGCGCAGGTCGTGCAGATGGTCACGGAGGCGGAAGCGGAGAAGTCCCCCACTGAACGCTTCACCGATCGCTTTGAGCGAATCTTCGTCCCGTCGGTCCTCGGGCTCGTGGGGCTGCTCCTCTTCGCCTGGGTGCCCCTCGGCGAGCCCTTCGCCGACAGCTTCTACCGCGCCATGGCCGTGCTCGTGGCCGCCAGCCCGTGCGCCCTCGCCATCGCCACGCCGAGCGCCGTGCTGAGTGCCCTGGCCCGGGCGGGCCAAGGGGGCGTGCTCGTGAAGGGCGGCGGCCCGCTCGAACACCTCGGCCGGCTCGGCGCCGTCGCGTTCGACAAGACGGGCACCCTCACGGAGGGGGCGCCGCGCGTCACGGACGTGCGTCCCCACAACGAAACGTCCGAAGAAGACCTTCTCCGGGCGGCCGTCGCCGCCGAACGGCTCAGCGACCACCCGCTGGCGGAGGCGGTGGTCCAGTACGGGGACGAACACCTCGAGGGCCGCCCGCCCGAAGACGCGGCGGAAATGAAGAGCATCACGGGCCGGGGCGTCCGGGCCTCTGTTGACGGGCGTCCCGTGCACGTCGGGAGCGCGGCGCTCTTCGACGAGATCGACGCGCCGCCGCTCCCGGACCCGCTCCGCGACGAGGTGGAGGCGCTGGAAGCCGATGGGCGAACGACGATGATTGTCCGTCGCGGGGACACCTACCTCGGCGTAGTGGGCCTCGCCGATGCGCCCCGCCCGGAGGCCGCGGGCGTGGTGGAGCGGCTCCGCCGCGCGGGCATCCGTCGGATGATCATGCTCTCGGGCGACAACCAGCGCGTCGTGGGCGCGGTGGCCGAACGGCTGGGGCTCGACGAGGCCCGGGGCGACCTGCTGCCCGGCGACAAGGTGGACACCGTGCGGGCGCTCCGGCAGGACGAAGACGTGGCCATGGTGGGCGATGGGGTGAACGACGCGCCCGCCATGGCGAACGCCACCGTGGGCGTTGCGATGGGGGCGGCGGGATCGGACGCGGCCCTGGAGACCGCCGATGTGGCCCTGATGGCCGATGATCTGTCCCAGCTGCCGTTCGCGGTGGGGCTCAGCCGACAGACCCGCCGCGTTATCGCGCAGAACCTGTGGATTGCGCTCGGCATGGTGGCGGTGCTGGTGCCCGCTACGATCGCGGGGCTCTCCATCGGCCCGGCCGTGGTGCTGCACGAAGGGTCGACGCTGCTCGTCGTGGGCAATGCGCTGCGGCTGCTTCGGTACGACGCGTAA
- a CDS encoding ArsR/SmtB family transcription factor, whose amino-acid sequence MSGNPTSDAPADAHDGTCGTEAALSASLPTAAVTDATVRLLKGFADQTRLRILCLLRDREVCVHDIVEALDMSQSAISHQLRVLRDARLVSHRREGRHVYYRLADDHVREMLENALSHGAEPESP is encoded by the coding sequence ATGTCCGGCAATCCCACCTCCGACGCCCCCGCCGACGCGCACGACGGGACCTGTGGAACGGAGGCAGCGCTTTCGGCGTCGCTGCCCACGGCCGCGGTCACCGACGCGACCGTCCGCCTCCTCAAAGGCTTTGCCGACCAGACGCGGCTGCGCATCCTGTGCCTGCTCCGCGACCGCGAGGTCTGCGTGCACGACATCGTGGAGGCGCTCGACATGAGCCAGTCGGCCATCAGCCACCAGCTGCGCGTGCTGCGCGACGCCCGGCTCGTGTCGCATCGACGCGAGGGGCGGCACGTCTACTACCGCCTCGCCGACGACCACGTCCGCGAGATGCTGGAGAACGCCCTGTCGCACGGGGCCGAGCCGGAATCTCCGTGA
- a CDS encoding hydantoinase B/oxoprolinase family protein — protein MPDADPILLELYRHRFAGVADEMGVTLRRTSHSPNIKERLDFSCAVFDGGGALVAQAAHIPVHLGAMPASVDAARAAVDTWAEGDVVILNDPYAGGTHLPDVTMVSPVFVGTADAPSFFVASRAHHADVGGMTPGSLPLATELVQEGTIIPPVKLVDGGTRNDALLHMLLRNVRTPEERRGDLSAQRAAHTVGAKRLQALAETHGANEVTTYARHLQAYSERRTRAALSDWPAGTYAFADDLEVGDAAPATIRVAATVQGDAITFDFDGTGDAVDGNLNAVLPITKSACYYVVQGLTQGDIPGNAGSLAPVSVTAPQGCLVNAEAPHAVAGGNVETSQRIVDTVLGALAQALPDRVPAAGQGTMNNLTLGGTRPERHEGVAAGLRPGGSAFAYYETIGGGMGAHADGDGLSGVHVHMTNTLNTPVEALEQTYPFRIVAYRLRPGSGGAGRFRGGDGLVRVYELLVPTTATMLSTRRNRGPWGRNGGTPGAPGRTVLIHPNGREEELPAHFSRTLPAGSRLRVETPGGGGFGLPEE, from the coding sequence ATGCCCGACGCCGACCCGATCCTGCTGGAGCTCTACCGCCACCGCTTTGCGGGGGTGGCCGACGAGATGGGCGTGACACTCCGGCGCACGAGCCACTCGCCCAACATCAAGGAGCGGCTCGACTTCTCCTGCGCGGTGTTCGACGGGGGCGGCGCCCTCGTGGCGCAGGCCGCCCACATCCCCGTCCACCTCGGCGCCATGCCCGCGAGCGTCGACGCGGCGCGGGCCGCCGTGGACACCTGGGCCGAAGGCGACGTGGTGATCCTGAACGACCCGTACGCGGGCGGCACGCACCTGCCGGACGTAACCATGGTCTCGCCCGTGTTCGTCGGAACCGCAGACGCGCCCTCGTTCTTCGTGGCGAGCCGGGCCCACCACGCCGACGTCGGCGGCATGACGCCCGGCTCGCTCCCCCTCGCCACCGAGCTGGTCCAGGAGGGCACCATCATTCCGCCCGTCAAGCTGGTCGACGGCGGCACGCGCAACGACGCGCTGCTCCACATGCTCCTCCGCAACGTGCGCACCCCCGAGGAGCGGCGGGGCGACCTTTCGGCGCAGCGGGCGGCCCACACGGTCGGCGCCAAGCGCCTGCAGGCCCTGGCCGAGACGCACGGGGCAAACGAGGTCACGACCTACGCCCGCCACCTACAGGCCTACAGCGAGCGCCGGACGCGGGCGGCGCTGTCCGACTGGCCCGCGGGCACCTACGCCTTTGCCGACGACTTGGAGGTGGGCGACGCGGCCCCCGCCACAATCCGCGTGGCCGCGACGGTGCAGGGCGACGCGATCACGTTCGACTTCGACGGCACCGGCGACGCAGTGGACGGCAACCTGAACGCCGTGCTCCCCATCACGAAATCGGCCTGCTACTACGTGGTGCAGGGCCTCACCCAGGGTGACATTCCGGGAAATGCAGGGAGCCTCGCGCCCGTCTCCGTGACCGCCCCGCAGGGGTGTCTCGTGAATGCCGAGGCGCCGCACGCGGTGGCGGGCGGCAACGTGGAGACCTCCCAGCGCATCGTCGACACGGTGCTCGGGGCGCTCGCGCAGGCGCTGCCCGACCGCGTGCCGGCCGCCGGGCAGGGCACGATGAACAACCTCACCCTCGGCGGCACGCGCCCTGAGCGACACGAGGGCGTCGCCGCCGGGCTGCGGCCCGGCGGATCCGCCTTCGCCTACTACGAGACCATCGGCGGCGGGATGGGCGCCCATGCCGACGGGGACGGCCTCAGCGGGGTGCACGTGCACATGACGAACACGCTCAACACGCCCGTCGAGGCGCTGGAGCAGACGTATCCGTTTCGGATCGTCGCCTACCGGCTGCGCCCCGGCAGCGGCGGGGCGGGGCGGTTTCGGGGCGGCGACGGGCTCGTGCGCGTCTACGAGCTGCTCGTGCCGACGACCGCGACGATGCTCAGCACGCGGCGGAACCGGGGGCCGTGGGGCCGCAACGGGGGCACGCCCGGGGCGCCGGGGCGCACGGTGCTCATCCATCCCAATGGGCGCGAGGAGGAACTGCCGGCCCACTTTTCGCGGACGCTCCCGGCCGGAAGCCGGCTCCGCGTCGAGACGCCGGGGGGCGGCGGATTCGGTCTCCCGGAAGAATAA